In one window of Brachyhypopomus gauderio isolate BG-103 chromosome 16, BGAUD_0.2, whole genome shotgun sequence DNA:
- the picalmb gene encoding phosphatidylinositol binding clathrin assembly protein b isoform X2, whose translation MSGQSITDRITAAQHSVTGSAVSKTVCKATTHEIMGPKKKHLDYLIHCTNEMNVNVPQLADSLFERTTNTSWVVVFKSLITTHHLMVYGNERFVQYLASRNTLFNLSNFLDKSGLQGYDMSTFIRRYSRYLNEKAVSYRQVAFDFTKVKRGVDGVMRTMNTEKLLKTIPIIQNQMDALLDFNVNANELTNGVINTAFMLLFKDSIRLFAAYNEGIINLLEKYFDMKKVQCKEGLDIYKKFLTRMTRISEFLKVAEQVGIDRGDIPDLSQFTVCAPSSLLDALEQHLASLEGKKVKDSTVASRASTLSNAVSSLANTGMSFTKVDEREKQAALEEEQARLKALKRLKELSKRPSFATTDTSPVSTMAASICTAPAIDLFSTPSCSNGALKMDGDLFDLQNTFQSPALPGPSTAVPPWGDPFSSSEAVDDSIPSLNPFLTKVVVDPTHLPVVSSDGVSFSSRTSGHEIFGDQYNPFIDSSSSVSANYKRAVRIEHFTADSFSPAPVLQHHPNPSPFQTEAAVAGLFRGYGGPPVPPHSSGELHVDFESVFGNKAASSSLDTDGGILKPTVAGSGQTSSQLPEKLVSEDLDSSLANLVGNLGIRNGTTKNDIHWNQPGEKKLTGGMNWQPKAAPSTTWNPVSMPPSVMAFPATTPTGLMAYGMTPPLPSMMYTQPVMRPSNPFGSVSSAQPSAASSPSSQSPLRAPGQDPFAQLSLKDFL comes from the exons ATGTCGGGCCAGAGTATTACCGACAGAATTACGGCGGCCCAGCACAGCGTTACCGGATCCGCCGTGTCCAAAACGGTATGCAAGGCTACAACTCACGAAATTATGGGCCCAAAGAAGAAACATCTGGACT ATCTAATCCACTGCACCAATGAGATGAACGTAAATGTCCCTCAGCTGGCCGACTCGCTGtttgaaaggaccaccaacaccAGCTGGGTGGTGGTCTTCAAGTCcctcatcaccacacaccacctcatGGTCTACGGCAACGAG CGTTTTGTTCAGTACTTGGCCTCTAGGAACACGTTATTCAACCTCAGTAACTTCCTGGATAAGAGCGGTCTACAAG GGTATGACATGTCCACGTTCATTCGGAGATACAGCCGATATCTGAATGAAAAAGCAGTGTCATATCGACAAGTGGCTTTTGATTTTACAAAAGTTAAGCGTGG TGTTGATGGAGTAATGAGAACTATGAACACAGAGAAGCTCCTTAAAACTATCCCCATCATCCAGAACCAGATGGACGCCCTTTTAGACTTCAAT GTCAATGCCAATGAGCTCACCAATGGGGTCATCAATACGGCCTTTATGCTGCTCTTCAAAGATTCAATCAGGCTCTTTGCAGCGTATAACGAGGGGATCATCAACCTCTTGG AGAAGTATTTTGATATGAAGAAGGTTCAGTGCAAAGAAGGCCTGGACATTTACAAGAAGTTCCTCACCCGAATGACCCGCATCTCCGAGTTCCTCAAAGTGGCAGAG CAGGTGGGCATCGACCGAGGGGACATCCCAGACCTGTCCCAG tttacagtgtgt GCCCCCAGCAGCCTTCTGGACGCCCTGGAACAGCACCTGGCGTCTCTGGAGGGCAAAAAGGTGAAGGACTCCACGGTGGCCAGCAG GGCGAGCACGCTCTCCAATGCAGTGTCCTCCTTAGCCAACACCGGCATGTCCTTCACCAAGGTGGACGAGAGGGAGAAGCAGGCCGCACTGGAGGAAGAGCAGGCCCGACTCAAGGCCCTGAAG AGGCTGAAGGAGTTGTCCAAGAGGCCCTCGTTCGCTACCACAGACACGTCTCCGGTCTCCACAATGGCTGCCAGCATCTGCACGGCCCCTGCCATCGACCTCTTCTCCACACCCAGCTGCTCCAACGG CGCCCTGAAGATGGACGGAGACCTCTTTGACCTGCAGAACACCTTCCAGTCTCCTGCTCTGCCTGGGCCCTCGACGGCGGTCCCACCGTGGggag atcctttctcttcctctgaggCTGTCGATGACTCCATCCCCAGTCTAAACCCTTTCCTAACCAAAGTCGTTGTCGACCCTACTCATCTGCCTGTTGTGTCGTCTGATGGTGTTAGTTTTTCCTCTAGGACATCAGGTCATGAGATATTTGGTG ATCAATACAATCCCTTTATTGATTCAAGTTCATCTGTATCAGCCAATTACAAACGAGCGGTGCGGATAGAGCACTTTACCGCAG ACTCCTTCAGCCCTGCACCAGTCCTGCAGCACCACCCgaacccctcccccttccaGACGGAGGCTGCTGTAGCCGGCTTGTTCCGAG GGTATGGTGGCCCCCCGGTCCCACCACACAGCTCAGGAGAGCTTCACGTCGACTTTGAGTCTGTTTTTGGAAACAAAGCCGCCTCCTCCAGTTTGGACACTGATG GTGGTATTCTGAAGCCCACTGTGGCTGGATCCGGCCAGACATCCTCCCAGCTCCCGGAGAAGCTTGTCTCAGAAGACCTAGACTCCTCCCTAGCAAATCTAGTTGGAA aTCTAGGAATAAGAAATGGCACAACCAAAAA CGATATCCACTGGAACCAGCCCGGGGAGAAGAAACTCACTGGTGGCATGAACTGGCAGCCCAAAGCTGCCCCCTCCACCACATGGAACCCCGTCTCCATG CCCCCGTCCGTAATGGCCTTCCCGGCCACCACCCCTACAGGCTTGATGGCGTACGGCATG ACCCCACCGCTTCCGTCCATGATGTACACGCAGCCGGTCATGAGGCCAAGCAACCCATTCGGATCAGTGTCTAGTGCGCAG ccCTCCGCCGCCTCTAGCCCCTCCAGCCAGAGTCCCCTCAGGGCCCCCGGACAAGACCCCTTTGCACAGCTCTCTCTAAAGGACTTCTTGTAG
- the picalmb gene encoding phosphatidylinositol binding clathrin assembly protein b isoform X4 codes for MSGQSITDRITAAQHSVTGSAVSKTVCKATTHEIMGPKKKHLDYLIHCTNEMNVNVPQLADSLFERTTNTSWVVVFKSLITTHHLMVYGNERFVQYLASRNTLFNLSNFLDKSGLQGYDMSTFIRRYSRYLNEKAVSYRQVAFDFTKVKRGVDGVMRTMNTEKLLKTIPIIQNQMDALLDFNVNANELTNGVINTAFMLLFKDSIRLFAAYNEGIINLLEKYFDMKKVQCKEGLDIYKKFLTRMTRISEFLKVAEQVGIDRGDIPDLSQAPSSLLDALEQHLASLEGKKVKDSTVASRASTLSNAVSSLANTGMSFTKVDEREKQAALEEEQARLKALKRLKELSKRPSFATTDTSPVSTMAASICTAPAIDLFSTPSCSNGALKMDGDLFDLQNTFQSPALPGPSTAVPPWGDPFSSSEAVDDSIPSLNPFLTKVVVDPTHLPVVSSDGVSFSSRTSGHEIFGDQYNPFIDSSSSVSANYKRAVRIEHFTADSFSPAPVLQHHPNPSPFQTEAAVAGLFRGYGGPPVPPHSSGELHVDFESVFGNKAASSSLDTDGGILKPTVAGSGQTSSQLPEKLVSEDLDSSLANLVGNLGIRNGTTKNDIHWNQPGEKKLTGGMNWQPKAAPSTTWNPVSMPPSVMAFPATTPTGLMAYGMTPPLPSMMYTQPVMRPSNPFGSVSSAQPSAASSPSSQSPLRAPGQDPFAQLSLKDFL; via the exons ATGTCGGGCCAGAGTATTACCGACAGAATTACGGCGGCCCAGCACAGCGTTACCGGATCCGCCGTGTCCAAAACGGTATGCAAGGCTACAACTCACGAAATTATGGGCCCAAAGAAGAAACATCTGGACT ATCTAATCCACTGCACCAATGAGATGAACGTAAATGTCCCTCAGCTGGCCGACTCGCTGtttgaaaggaccaccaacaccAGCTGGGTGGTGGTCTTCAAGTCcctcatcaccacacaccacctcatGGTCTACGGCAACGAG CGTTTTGTTCAGTACTTGGCCTCTAGGAACACGTTATTCAACCTCAGTAACTTCCTGGATAAGAGCGGTCTACAAG GGTATGACATGTCCACGTTCATTCGGAGATACAGCCGATATCTGAATGAAAAAGCAGTGTCATATCGACAAGTGGCTTTTGATTTTACAAAAGTTAAGCGTGG TGTTGATGGAGTAATGAGAACTATGAACACAGAGAAGCTCCTTAAAACTATCCCCATCATCCAGAACCAGATGGACGCCCTTTTAGACTTCAAT GTCAATGCCAATGAGCTCACCAATGGGGTCATCAATACGGCCTTTATGCTGCTCTTCAAAGATTCAATCAGGCTCTTTGCAGCGTATAACGAGGGGATCATCAACCTCTTGG AGAAGTATTTTGATATGAAGAAGGTTCAGTGCAAAGAAGGCCTGGACATTTACAAGAAGTTCCTCACCCGAATGACCCGCATCTCCGAGTTCCTCAAAGTGGCAGAG CAGGTGGGCATCGACCGAGGGGACATCCCAGACCTGTCCCAG GCCCCCAGCAGCCTTCTGGACGCCCTGGAACAGCACCTGGCGTCTCTGGAGGGCAAAAAGGTGAAGGACTCCACGGTGGCCAGCAG GGCGAGCACGCTCTCCAATGCAGTGTCCTCCTTAGCCAACACCGGCATGTCCTTCACCAAGGTGGACGAGAGGGAGAAGCAGGCCGCACTGGAGGAAGAGCAGGCCCGACTCAAGGCCCTGAAG AGGCTGAAGGAGTTGTCCAAGAGGCCCTCGTTCGCTACCACAGACACGTCTCCGGTCTCCACAATGGCTGCCAGCATCTGCACGGCCCCTGCCATCGACCTCTTCTCCACACCCAGCTGCTCCAACGG CGCCCTGAAGATGGACGGAGACCTCTTTGACCTGCAGAACACCTTCCAGTCTCCTGCTCTGCCTGGGCCCTCGACGGCGGTCCCACCGTGGggag atcctttctcttcctctgaggCTGTCGATGACTCCATCCCCAGTCTAAACCCTTTCCTAACCAAAGTCGTTGTCGACCCTACTCATCTGCCTGTTGTGTCGTCTGATGGTGTTAGTTTTTCCTCTAGGACATCAGGTCATGAGATATTTGGTG ATCAATACAATCCCTTTATTGATTCAAGTTCATCTGTATCAGCCAATTACAAACGAGCGGTGCGGATAGAGCACTTTACCGCAG ACTCCTTCAGCCCTGCACCAGTCCTGCAGCACCACCCgaacccctcccccttccaGACGGAGGCTGCTGTAGCCGGCTTGTTCCGAG GGTATGGTGGCCCCCCGGTCCCACCACACAGCTCAGGAGAGCTTCACGTCGACTTTGAGTCTGTTTTTGGAAACAAAGCCGCCTCCTCCAGTTTGGACACTGATG GTGGTATTCTGAAGCCCACTGTGGCTGGATCCGGCCAGACATCCTCCCAGCTCCCGGAGAAGCTTGTCTCAGAAGACCTAGACTCCTCCCTAGCAAATCTAGTTGGAA aTCTAGGAATAAGAAATGGCACAACCAAAAA CGATATCCACTGGAACCAGCCCGGGGAGAAGAAACTCACTGGTGGCATGAACTGGCAGCCCAAAGCTGCCCCCTCCACCACATGGAACCCCGTCTCCATG CCCCCGTCCGTAATGGCCTTCCCGGCCACCACCCCTACAGGCTTGATGGCGTACGGCATG ACCCCACCGCTTCCGTCCATGATGTACACGCAGCCGGTCATGAGGCCAAGCAACCCATTCGGATCAGTGTCTAGTGCGCAG ccCTCCGCCGCCTCTAGCCCCTCCAGCCAGAGTCCCCTCAGGGCCCCCGGACAAGACCCCTTTGCACAGCTCTCTCTAAAGGACTTCTTGTAG
- the picalmb gene encoding phosphatidylinositol binding clathrin assembly protein b isoform X3, whose translation MSGQSITDRITAAQHSVTGSAVSKTVCKATTHEIMGPKKKHLDYLIHCTNEMNVNVPQLADSLFERTTNTSWVVVFKSLITTHHLMVYGNERFVQYLASRNTLFNLSNFLDKSGLQGYDMSTFIRRYSRYLNEKAVSYRQVAFDFTKVKRGVDGVMRTMNTEKLLKTIPIIQNQMDALLDFNVNANELTNGVINTAFMLLFKDSIRLFAAYNEGIINLLEKYFDMKKVQCKEGLDIYKKFLTRMTRISEFLKVAEQVGIDRGDIPDLSQAPSSLLDALEQHLASLEGKKVKDSTVASRASTLSNAVSSLANTGMSFTKVDEREKQAALEEEQARLKALKEQRLKELSKRPSFATTDTSPVSTMAASICTAPAIDLFSTPSCSNGALKMDGDLFDLQNTFQSPALPGPSTAVPPWGDPFSSSEAVDDSIPSLNPFLTKVVVDPTHLPVVSSDGVSFSSRTSGHEIFGDQYNPFIDSSSSVSANYKRAVRIEHFTADSFSPAPVLQHHPNPSPFQTEAAVAGLFRGYGGPPVPPHSSGELHVDFESVFGNKAASSSLDTDGGILKPTVAGSGQTSSQLPEKLVSEDLDSSLANLVGNLGIRNGTTKNDIHWNQPGEKKLTGGMNWQPKAAPSTTWNPVSMPPSVMAFPATTPTGLMAYGMTPPLPSMMYTQPVMRPSNPFGSVSSAQPSAASSPSSQSPLRAPGQDPFAQLSLKDFL comes from the exons ATGTCGGGCCAGAGTATTACCGACAGAATTACGGCGGCCCAGCACAGCGTTACCGGATCCGCCGTGTCCAAAACGGTATGCAAGGCTACAACTCACGAAATTATGGGCCCAAAGAAGAAACATCTGGACT ATCTAATCCACTGCACCAATGAGATGAACGTAAATGTCCCTCAGCTGGCCGACTCGCTGtttgaaaggaccaccaacaccAGCTGGGTGGTGGTCTTCAAGTCcctcatcaccacacaccacctcatGGTCTACGGCAACGAG CGTTTTGTTCAGTACTTGGCCTCTAGGAACACGTTATTCAACCTCAGTAACTTCCTGGATAAGAGCGGTCTACAAG GGTATGACATGTCCACGTTCATTCGGAGATACAGCCGATATCTGAATGAAAAAGCAGTGTCATATCGACAAGTGGCTTTTGATTTTACAAAAGTTAAGCGTGG TGTTGATGGAGTAATGAGAACTATGAACACAGAGAAGCTCCTTAAAACTATCCCCATCATCCAGAACCAGATGGACGCCCTTTTAGACTTCAAT GTCAATGCCAATGAGCTCACCAATGGGGTCATCAATACGGCCTTTATGCTGCTCTTCAAAGATTCAATCAGGCTCTTTGCAGCGTATAACGAGGGGATCATCAACCTCTTGG AGAAGTATTTTGATATGAAGAAGGTTCAGTGCAAAGAAGGCCTGGACATTTACAAGAAGTTCCTCACCCGAATGACCCGCATCTCCGAGTTCCTCAAAGTGGCAGAG CAGGTGGGCATCGACCGAGGGGACATCCCAGACCTGTCCCAG GCCCCCAGCAGCCTTCTGGACGCCCTGGAACAGCACCTGGCGTCTCTGGAGGGCAAAAAGGTGAAGGACTCCACGGTGGCCAGCAG GGCGAGCACGCTCTCCAATGCAGTGTCCTCCTTAGCCAACACCGGCATGTCCTTCACCAAGGTGGACGAGAGGGAGAAGCAGGCCGCACTGGAGGAAGAGCAGGCCCGACTCAAGGCCCTGAAG GAGCAGAGGCTGAAGGAGTTGTCCAAGAGGCCCTCGTTCGCTACCACAGACACGTCTCCGGTCTCCACAATGGCTGCCAGCATCTGCACGGCCCCTGCCATCGACCTCTTCTCCACACCCAGCTGCTCCAACGG CGCCCTGAAGATGGACGGAGACCTCTTTGACCTGCAGAACACCTTCCAGTCTCCTGCTCTGCCTGGGCCCTCGACGGCGGTCCCACCGTGGggag atcctttctcttcctctgaggCTGTCGATGACTCCATCCCCAGTCTAAACCCTTTCCTAACCAAAGTCGTTGTCGACCCTACTCATCTGCCTGTTGTGTCGTCTGATGGTGTTAGTTTTTCCTCTAGGACATCAGGTCATGAGATATTTGGTG ATCAATACAATCCCTTTATTGATTCAAGTTCATCTGTATCAGCCAATTACAAACGAGCGGTGCGGATAGAGCACTTTACCGCAG ACTCCTTCAGCCCTGCACCAGTCCTGCAGCACCACCCgaacccctcccccttccaGACGGAGGCTGCTGTAGCCGGCTTGTTCCGAG GGTATGGTGGCCCCCCGGTCCCACCACACAGCTCAGGAGAGCTTCACGTCGACTTTGAGTCTGTTTTTGGAAACAAAGCCGCCTCCTCCAGTTTGGACACTGATG GTGGTATTCTGAAGCCCACTGTGGCTGGATCCGGCCAGACATCCTCCCAGCTCCCGGAGAAGCTTGTCTCAGAAGACCTAGACTCCTCCCTAGCAAATCTAGTTGGAA aTCTAGGAATAAGAAATGGCACAACCAAAAA CGATATCCACTGGAACCAGCCCGGGGAGAAGAAACTCACTGGTGGCATGAACTGGCAGCCCAAAGCTGCCCCCTCCACCACATGGAACCCCGTCTCCATG CCCCCGTCCGTAATGGCCTTCCCGGCCACCACCCCTACAGGCTTGATGGCGTACGGCATG ACCCCACCGCTTCCGTCCATGATGTACACGCAGCCGGTCATGAGGCCAAGCAACCCATTCGGATCAGTGTCTAGTGCGCAG ccCTCCGCCGCCTCTAGCCCCTCCAGCCAGAGTCCCCTCAGGGCCCCCGGACAAGACCCCTTTGCACAGCTCTCTCTAAAGGACTTCTTGTAG
- the picalmb gene encoding phosphatidylinositol binding clathrin assembly protein b isoform X1, protein MSGQSITDRITAAQHSVTGSAVSKTVCKATTHEIMGPKKKHLDYLIHCTNEMNVNVPQLADSLFERTTNTSWVVVFKSLITTHHLMVYGNERFVQYLASRNTLFNLSNFLDKSGLQGYDMSTFIRRYSRYLNEKAVSYRQVAFDFTKVKRGVDGVMRTMNTEKLLKTIPIIQNQMDALLDFNVNANELTNGVINTAFMLLFKDSIRLFAAYNEGIINLLEKYFDMKKVQCKEGLDIYKKFLTRMTRISEFLKVAEQVGIDRGDIPDLSQFTVCAPSSLLDALEQHLASLEGKKVKDSTVASRASTLSNAVSSLANTGMSFTKVDEREKQAALEEEQARLKALKEQRLKELSKRPSFATTDTSPVSTMAASICTAPAIDLFSTPSCSNGALKMDGDLFDLQNTFQSPALPGPSTAVPPWGDPFSSSEAVDDSIPSLNPFLTKVVVDPTHLPVVSSDGVSFSSRTSGHEIFGDQYNPFIDSSSSVSANYKRAVRIEHFTADSFSPAPVLQHHPNPSPFQTEAAVAGLFRGYGGPPVPPHSSGELHVDFESVFGNKAASSSLDTDGGILKPTVAGSGQTSSQLPEKLVSEDLDSSLANLVGNLGIRNGTTKNDIHWNQPGEKKLTGGMNWQPKAAPSTTWNPVSMPPSVMAFPATTPTGLMAYGMTPPLPSMMYTQPVMRPSNPFGSVSSAQPSAASSPSSQSPLRAPGQDPFAQLSLKDFL, encoded by the exons ATGTCGGGCCAGAGTATTACCGACAGAATTACGGCGGCCCAGCACAGCGTTACCGGATCCGCCGTGTCCAAAACGGTATGCAAGGCTACAACTCACGAAATTATGGGCCCAAAGAAGAAACATCTGGACT ATCTAATCCACTGCACCAATGAGATGAACGTAAATGTCCCTCAGCTGGCCGACTCGCTGtttgaaaggaccaccaacaccAGCTGGGTGGTGGTCTTCAAGTCcctcatcaccacacaccacctcatGGTCTACGGCAACGAG CGTTTTGTTCAGTACTTGGCCTCTAGGAACACGTTATTCAACCTCAGTAACTTCCTGGATAAGAGCGGTCTACAAG GGTATGACATGTCCACGTTCATTCGGAGATACAGCCGATATCTGAATGAAAAAGCAGTGTCATATCGACAAGTGGCTTTTGATTTTACAAAAGTTAAGCGTGG TGTTGATGGAGTAATGAGAACTATGAACACAGAGAAGCTCCTTAAAACTATCCCCATCATCCAGAACCAGATGGACGCCCTTTTAGACTTCAAT GTCAATGCCAATGAGCTCACCAATGGGGTCATCAATACGGCCTTTATGCTGCTCTTCAAAGATTCAATCAGGCTCTTTGCAGCGTATAACGAGGGGATCATCAACCTCTTGG AGAAGTATTTTGATATGAAGAAGGTTCAGTGCAAAGAAGGCCTGGACATTTACAAGAAGTTCCTCACCCGAATGACCCGCATCTCCGAGTTCCTCAAAGTGGCAGAG CAGGTGGGCATCGACCGAGGGGACATCCCAGACCTGTCCCAG tttacagtgtgt GCCCCCAGCAGCCTTCTGGACGCCCTGGAACAGCACCTGGCGTCTCTGGAGGGCAAAAAGGTGAAGGACTCCACGGTGGCCAGCAG GGCGAGCACGCTCTCCAATGCAGTGTCCTCCTTAGCCAACACCGGCATGTCCTTCACCAAGGTGGACGAGAGGGAGAAGCAGGCCGCACTGGAGGAAGAGCAGGCCCGACTCAAGGCCCTGAAG GAGCAGAGGCTGAAGGAGTTGTCCAAGAGGCCCTCGTTCGCTACCACAGACACGTCTCCGGTCTCCACAATGGCTGCCAGCATCTGCACGGCCCCTGCCATCGACCTCTTCTCCACACCCAGCTGCTCCAACGG CGCCCTGAAGATGGACGGAGACCTCTTTGACCTGCAGAACACCTTCCAGTCTCCTGCTCTGCCTGGGCCCTCGACGGCGGTCCCACCGTGGggag atcctttctcttcctctgaggCTGTCGATGACTCCATCCCCAGTCTAAACCCTTTCCTAACCAAAGTCGTTGTCGACCCTACTCATCTGCCTGTTGTGTCGTCTGATGGTGTTAGTTTTTCCTCTAGGACATCAGGTCATGAGATATTTGGTG ATCAATACAATCCCTTTATTGATTCAAGTTCATCTGTATCAGCCAATTACAAACGAGCGGTGCGGATAGAGCACTTTACCGCAG ACTCCTTCAGCCCTGCACCAGTCCTGCAGCACCACCCgaacccctcccccttccaGACGGAGGCTGCTGTAGCCGGCTTGTTCCGAG GGTATGGTGGCCCCCCGGTCCCACCACACAGCTCAGGAGAGCTTCACGTCGACTTTGAGTCTGTTTTTGGAAACAAAGCCGCCTCCTCCAGTTTGGACACTGATG GTGGTATTCTGAAGCCCACTGTGGCTGGATCCGGCCAGACATCCTCCCAGCTCCCGGAGAAGCTTGTCTCAGAAGACCTAGACTCCTCCCTAGCAAATCTAGTTGGAA aTCTAGGAATAAGAAATGGCACAACCAAAAA CGATATCCACTGGAACCAGCCCGGGGAGAAGAAACTCACTGGTGGCATGAACTGGCAGCCCAAAGCTGCCCCCTCCACCACATGGAACCCCGTCTCCATG CCCCCGTCCGTAATGGCCTTCCCGGCCACCACCCCTACAGGCTTGATGGCGTACGGCATG ACCCCACCGCTTCCGTCCATGATGTACACGCAGCCGGTCATGAGGCCAAGCAACCCATTCGGATCAGTGTCTAGTGCGCAG ccCTCCGCCGCCTCTAGCCCCTCCAGCCAGAGTCCCCTCAGGGCCCCCGGACAAGACCCCTTTGCACAGCTCTCTCTAAAGGACTTCTTGTAG
- the picalmb gene encoding phosphatidylinositol binding clathrin assembly protein b isoform X5, whose amino-acid sequence MSGQSITDRITAAQHSVTGSAVSKTVCKATTHEIMGPKKKHLDYLIHCTNEMNVNVPQLADSLFERTTNTSWVVVFKSLITTHHLMVYGNERFVQYLASRNTLFNLSNFLDKSGLQGYDMSTFIRRYSRYLNEKAVSYRQVAFDFTKVKRGVDGVMRTMNTEKLLKTIPIIQNQMDALLDFNVNANELTNGVINTAFMLLFKDSIRLFAAYNEGIINLLEKYFDMKKVQCKEGLDIYKKFLTRMTRISEFLKVAEQVGIDRGDIPDLSQFTVCAPSSLLDALEQHLASLEGKKVKDSTVASRASTLSNAVSSLANTGMSFTKVDEREKQAALEEEQARLKALKEQRLKELSKRPSFATTDTSPVSTMAASICTAPAIDLFSTPSCSNGALKMDGDLFDLQNTFQSPALPGPSTAVPPWGDPFSSSEAVDDSIPSLNPFLTKVVVDPTHLPVVSSDGVSFSSRTSGHEIFGDQYNPFIDSSSSVSANYKRAVRIEHFTADSFSPAPVLQHHPNPSPFQTEAAVAGLFRGYGGPPVPPHSSGELHVDFESVFGNKAASSSLDTDGGILKPTVAGSGQTSSQLPEKLVSEDLDSSLANLVGNLGIRNGTTKNDIHWNQPGEKKLTGGMNWQPKAAPSTTWNPVSMPPSVMAFPATTPTGLMAYGMTPPLPSMMYTQPVMRPSNPFGSVSSAQMQFM is encoded by the exons ATGTCGGGCCAGAGTATTACCGACAGAATTACGGCGGCCCAGCACAGCGTTACCGGATCCGCCGTGTCCAAAACGGTATGCAAGGCTACAACTCACGAAATTATGGGCCCAAAGAAGAAACATCTGGACT ATCTAATCCACTGCACCAATGAGATGAACGTAAATGTCCCTCAGCTGGCCGACTCGCTGtttgaaaggaccaccaacaccAGCTGGGTGGTGGTCTTCAAGTCcctcatcaccacacaccacctcatGGTCTACGGCAACGAG CGTTTTGTTCAGTACTTGGCCTCTAGGAACACGTTATTCAACCTCAGTAACTTCCTGGATAAGAGCGGTCTACAAG GGTATGACATGTCCACGTTCATTCGGAGATACAGCCGATATCTGAATGAAAAAGCAGTGTCATATCGACAAGTGGCTTTTGATTTTACAAAAGTTAAGCGTGG TGTTGATGGAGTAATGAGAACTATGAACACAGAGAAGCTCCTTAAAACTATCCCCATCATCCAGAACCAGATGGACGCCCTTTTAGACTTCAAT GTCAATGCCAATGAGCTCACCAATGGGGTCATCAATACGGCCTTTATGCTGCTCTTCAAAGATTCAATCAGGCTCTTTGCAGCGTATAACGAGGGGATCATCAACCTCTTGG AGAAGTATTTTGATATGAAGAAGGTTCAGTGCAAAGAAGGCCTGGACATTTACAAGAAGTTCCTCACCCGAATGACCCGCATCTCCGAGTTCCTCAAAGTGGCAGAG CAGGTGGGCATCGACCGAGGGGACATCCCAGACCTGTCCCAG tttacagtgtgt GCCCCCAGCAGCCTTCTGGACGCCCTGGAACAGCACCTGGCGTCTCTGGAGGGCAAAAAGGTGAAGGACTCCACGGTGGCCAGCAG GGCGAGCACGCTCTCCAATGCAGTGTCCTCCTTAGCCAACACCGGCATGTCCTTCACCAAGGTGGACGAGAGGGAGAAGCAGGCCGCACTGGAGGAAGAGCAGGCCCGACTCAAGGCCCTGAAG GAGCAGAGGCTGAAGGAGTTGTCCAAGAGGCCCTCGTTCGCTACCACAGACACGTCTCCGGTCTCCACAATGGCTGCCAGCATCTGCACGGCCCCTGCCATCGACCTCTTCTCCACACCCAGCTGCTCCAACGG CGCCCTGAAGATGGACGGAGACCTCTTTGACCTGCAGAACACCTTCCAGTCTCCTGCTCTGCCTGGGCCCTCGACGGCGGTCCCACCGTGGggag atcctttctcttcctctgaggCTGTCGATGACTCCATCCCCAGTCTAAACCCTTTCCTAACCAAAGTCGTTGTCGACCCTACTCATCTGCCTGTTGTGTCGTCTGATGGTGTTAGTTTTTCCTCTAGGACATCAGGTCATGAGATATTTGGTG ATCAATACAATCCCTTTATTGATTCAAGTTCATCTGTATCAGCCAATTACAAACGAGCGGTGCGGATAGAGCACTTTACCGCAG ACTCCTTCAGCCCTGCACCAGTCCTGCAGCACCACCCgaacccctcccccttccaGACGGAGGCTGCTGTAGCCGGCTTGTTCCGAG GGTATGGTGGCCCCCCGGTCCCACCACACAGCTCAGGAGAGCTTCACGTCGACTTTGAGTCTGTTTTTGGAAACAAAGCCGCCTCCTCCAGTTTGGACACTGATG GTGGTATTCTGAAGCCCACTGTGGCTGGATCCGGCCAGACATCCTCCCAGCTCCCGGAGAAGCTTGTCTCAGAAGACCTAGACTCCTCCCTAGCAAATCTAGTTGGAA aTCTAGGAATAAGAAATGGCACAACCAAAAA CGATATCCACTGGAACCAGCCCGGGGAGAAGAAACTCACTGGTGGCATGAACTGGCAGCCCAAAGCTGCCCCCTCCACCACATGGAACCCCGTCTCCATG CCCCCGTCCGTAATGGCCTTCCCGGCCACCACCCCTACAGGCTTGATGGCGTACGGCATG ACCCCACCGCTTCCGTCCATGATGTACACGCAGCCGGTCATGAGGCCAAGCAACCCATTCGGATCAGTGTCTAGTGCGCAG ATGCAGTTTATGTAA